CCGTACGGACACGCGGAGATGCAGTAACCGCACCCGTTGCAGATGTCCTCCTGCACCACCACGGTGCCGAACTCCGTCCGGAACAACGAACCCGTCGGACAGACATCCAGACACGCCGCGTGCGTGCAGTGCTTACAGACATCCGACATCATCAACCACCGGAAATCCGTACGCCCCTCCACACCGGACCCGCGCCCCGGCGGCTGCGCCCCGGGCATCCCCAGGAACTGTGGACCCGTGCCACCGCGGCCCGCGGCTGTCGGATCGGCCTCGATCGTGCCGAGCACATCCACCGGCCCGCCCCCGGACATCCAGGCGGCGGCGGACGGAGTGCCGGTCGGCACACCCGGGTCCGTGCCGGTGCGTTCACTGGTACCGGCCGCCACGGCCGCCGACGCCGCGCTGACCGAACCGTCGGTCGGCGTACCCGCGAACGGCGGTGTGCGGTGCCCGGCCGGCCGGGGCTGCTCGATGAACGCGACGTGTCGCCACGAGTTCGCGGTCAACGCGCCGGTGTTGTCGTACGACATGCCGAGCAGGTCGAGCCCGCTCTCCGGGACGCCGTTCCACTCCTTGCAGGCCACCTCGCAGGCCTTGCAGCCGATGCAGACGCTGGTGTCGGTGAAGAACCCCATCCGCGGCGGCGCGTCCTCGTAACCGGCGTCCGGCGCCGGATCCAGCGGCCCGTAGAGGCTGTTCGGGTCAGGAAGCACCGCGATCCCTCCCCTCACTGTCAGTGGTGACCGCCGGGGCGTTGTGGCCCGGGTTGATCCCGGCGCGCCGCTGGTAGTCGGCGACCAGGTCCAGCAGCGCCGGCCCGGTCGGCCGACGGCCGGCCCGCACGTCGCAGGTGCCGACCTTGCTCTCCTGGATCAGCACGTTCGGGTCCAGGCTGATGCCGAACAGGTCGTTGGCCGAGTCGCCGGTCACCAGACCCTCGAAACCGAAGTGGTACGGCAACCACACCTGGTGGATCACCCGGTCCTCGACCCGCAACGGACTGAGCCGATCCGTCACCAGCACCTTCGCCTCGATCACGGCACGACCGCTGACCAGGTGCGCCCAGCCCAGGTGGTCGAGACCACGTTCGACGGCCAGCTCCGGAGACACCTCCACGAACATCTCCGGCTGCAACTCGGCCAGCGGTGACACCGTCCGACTCATCCCACCGGCGGTGTGGTGCTCGGTGAGCCGGCTGACAGTGAACACGTACGGGAACACCTGGCTGTGCTCCTGCGGCGGGCTCGGGTTCACCGAGTTCACCGGATGCGCGTACATCTTGCGGGTCGGGTTGGCCTGCTGCCCGTAGAGCGGGTTACGCACCGGCGACTCCACCGGCTCGTAGTGCGTCGGCAACGGGCCGTCCAGGACACCGCTGGGCGCGTACAGCCAGCCCTTCCCGTCGCCCTGCATGATGAACGGGTCGTCGCCGGCGATGCCCTCCGTCCCGGACGCGCCGGGTGGCGGCCGGTACGACGGCGGTTTGGTCTTCTCGAAGTCCGG
This portion of the Micromonospora zamorensis genome encodes:
- a CDS encoding 4Fe-4S dicluster domain-containing protein; the encoded protein is MLPDPNSLYGPLDPAPDAGYEDAPPRMGFFTDTSVCIGCKACEVACKEWNGVPESGLDLLGMSYDNTGALTANSWRHVAFIEQPRPAGHRTPPFAGTPTDGSVSAASAAVAAGTSERTGTDPGVPTGTPSAAAWMSGGGPVDVLGTIEADPTAAGRGGTGPQFLGMPGAQPPGRGSGVEGRTDFRWLMMSDVCKHCTHAACLDVCPTGSLFRTEFGTVVVQEDICNGCGYCISACPYGVIDQRKDDGRAWKCTLCYDRLGAGMTPACAQACPTESIQYGPLDELRERAAARVETLHERGVPEARLYGHDPNDGVGGDGAFFLLLDEPEVYGLPPDPIVTTRDLPKMWKRAGLAALAMAAATVAAFVGGSS